A section of the Mangifera indica cultivar Alphonso chromosome 12, CATAS_Mindica_2.1, whole genome shotgun sequence genome encodes:
- the LOC123193559 gene encoding uncharacterized protein LOC123193559 — protein MLKEKTDEIISSKLMAEISASASRIHFFPHKFLSEMIRGILVVLLIGTLAWAYQTTIPPPPRICGSPSGPAITGPRLKLKDGRHLAYKEYGLPKHLAKHKIIFFHGFSSCRHDVVIAENLSKETVDELGIYIVSFNRAGYGESDPNTKRTIKSLAMDTEEFADQLGLGTKFYVVGHSMGGQTAWSCLKYIPHRLAGAALIAPVINYWWSGFPRNLSAEAYYLQLPQDFAHYAPWLIYWWNTQKLFPASAVVARNPQIFSTQDKQLISKLSGKQTYKSQVLQQGAFESNHRDMIIGFGNWEFSPMDLQNPFPEGHGSVHLWHGDDDRLVPVILQRYIAKRLPWIHYHELPGAGHLFPFLDGMSESILKALLLTNKVTST, from the exons ATGCTAAAAGAGAAGACAGACGAGATCATAAGTTCAAAACTTATGGCAGAAATATCAGCCTCTGCAAGTAGAATTCACTTTTTTCCTCATAAGTTTCTTTCAG AAATGATTCGGGGTATTCTAGTTGTGTTGTTGATTGGAACTCTGGCGTGGGCATACCAGACTACCATTCCTCCACCTCCAAGAATCTGTGGCTCTCCCAGTGGCCCTGCCATTACAGGACCTAGACTAAAGTTGAAGGATGGAAGGCATTTGGCTTACAAAGAGTATGGTTTGCCAAAACACTTGGCCAAACATAAGATTATATTTTTCCATGGTTTTAGCTCTTGCAGACATGATGTAGTCATCGCAGAGAACCTCTCAAAA GAAACTGTTGACGAACTCGGGATATACATTGTGTCGTTCAACAGAGCAGGGTACGGCGAGAGTGATCCAAATACAAAGAGAACAATAAAGAGTTTGGCTATGGATACAGAAGAGTTTGCTGATCAGTTAGGACTTGGAACCAAGTTTTATGTTGTTGGTCATTCGATGGGAGGTCAGACTGCTTGGAGTTGCCTCAAGTACATCCCTCATAG GCTAGCCGGAGCAGCACTTATTGCTCCAGTTATCAACTACTGGTGGTCTGGATTTCCCAGAAACTTATCAGCTGAAGCTTACTATCTACAGTTACCGCAGGATTTCGCACACTATGCTCCATGGCTTATCTACTGGTGGAACACTCAGAAATTATTTCCTGCATCTGCTGTTGTAGCAAGGAATCCTCAAATTTTTTCTACTCAAGATAAGCAACTTATCTCTAAGCTTTCGGGGAAACAGACTTACAAG TCACAGGTACTTCAGCAAGGAGCATTTGAATCCAACCATCGTGACATGATAATAGGATTCGGGAACTGGGAATTCAGTCCAATGGATCTCCAGAACCCTTTTCCCGAGGGTCATGGCTCTGTTCATCTGTGGCATGGTGATGATGATAGGCTTGTGCCAGTAATCCTGCAACGCTACATTGCCAAAAGACTTCCATGGATTCACTACCACGAGTTACCAGGTGCTGGACACCTATTTCCATTTCTAGATGGGATGAGTGAATCTATCTTAAAGGCTCTTTTGCTTACTAACAAAGTAACCTCGACATAG
- the LOC123230307 gene encoding formate--tetrahydrofolate ligase-like, with amino-acid sequence MYNKQGFSGLPICMAKTQYSFSHNAFEKGAPSGFVLPIRDVRASIGARFIYPLVETMSTTPGLPTRPCFYDIDIDTTTGKVVGLS; translated from the coding sequence ATGTACAACAAGCAAGGGTTTTCTGGTCTCCCTATCTGCATGGCCAAAACTCAGTATTCATTTTCGCACAATGCTTTTGAGAAGGGAGCCCCAAGTGGATTTGTCTTACCAATACGGGATGTAAGAGCTAGCATTGGGGCTAGGTTCATTTATCCTCTAGTCGAGACAATGAGTACAACGCCAGGTCTCCCCACAAGGCCATGCTTTTATGATATTGATATTGACACTACAACTGGAAAGGTTGTTGGTCTCTCTTAA
- the LOC123193772 gene encoding formate--tetrahydrofolate ligase-like, translating into MYSKQGFSSLPICMAKTQYSFSHNASEKGAPSGFVLPIRDVRASIGAGFIYPLVGTMSTTPGLPIRPCFYDIDIDTTTGKVVGLS; encoded by the coding sequence ATGTACAGCAAGCAAGGGTTTTCTAGTCTCCCTATCTGCATGGCCAAAACTCAGTATTCATTTTCGCACAATGCTTCTGAGAAGGGAGCCCCAAGTGGATTTGTCTTACCAATACGGGATGTAAGAGCTAGCATTGGGGCTGGGTTCATTTATCCTCTAGTCGGGACAATGAGTACAACACCAGGTCTCCCCATAAGGCCATGCTTTTATGATATTGATATTGACACTACAACTGGAAAGGTTGTTGGTCTCTCTTAA
- the LOC123230346 gene encoding diphosphomevalonate decarboxylase MVD2, peroxisomal-like — protein MAESDKWVLMATAQTPTNIAVIKYWGKRDETLILPVNDSISVTLDPKHLCTTTTVAVSPGFEQDRMWLNGKEISLSGGRFQSCLREIRSRACDFEDKEKGIKIEKKDWEKLHVHIASYNNFPTAAGLASSAAGFACLVFSLAKLMNLKETPSQLSAIARQGSGSACRSLFGGFVKWIMGGDENGSDSLAVQLVDEEHWNELVIIIAVVSSRQKETSSTSGMRDSVETSLLLQHRAKEIVPKRIVKMEEAIKNCDFSSFAQLTCADSNQFHAVCLDTCPPIFYMNDTSHKIIGLVEKWNRSEGSAQVAYTFDAGPNAVLIARNRNVAAQLLQRLLFFFPPNSDRDLNSYVLGDKSILHDAGIEHLKDVEALQQSPPEINNIPAQKYKGEINYFICTKPGRGPVLVSDESKALLNSQTGLPN, from the exons ATGGCGGAATCCGACAAATGGGTGTTGATGGCCACAGCTCAGACGCCCACCAACATAGCCGTTATCAAATACTGGGGCAAGCGAgatgaaaccctaattttgcCTGTTAATGATAGTATCAGTGTTACGCTTGATCCCAAGCACCTCTGTACCACCACTACCGTTGCTGTCAGTCCCGGTTTTGAGCAGGATCGGATGTGGCTCAATGGAAag GAAATTTCTCTTTCTGGAGGGAGATTCCAAAGTTGTTTGAGGGAAATTCGAAGTCGGGCATGTGACTTTGAGGATAAGGAAAAaggtatcaagatagagaaaaaGGACTGGGAAAAATTGCATGTGCATATCGCTTCATATAACAATTTCCCTACTGCTGCTGGATTGGCTTCCTCTGCTGCTGGTTTTGCTTGTCTTg TTTTTTCCCTTGCAAAGCTGATGAATTTGAAAGAAACTCCGAGCCAGCTTTCTGCTATAGCCAG GCAAGGTTCAGGCAGTGCTTGTCGTAGTCTATTCGGTGGATTTGTCAAGTGGATTATGGGCGGA GATGAAAATGGAAGTGACAGCCTTGCAGTTCAACTCGTAGATGAGGAGCACTGGAATGAGcttgttattattattgctGTG gtGAGTTCGCGGCAGAAGGAAACAAGTAGCACCTCAGGAATGCGGGACAGTGTTGAAACAAGTTTGCTGTTACAGCATAGAGCAAAG gAAATTGTACCGAAACGCATAGTAAAAATGGAAGAGGCCATAAAAAATTGCgatttttcatcttttgcaCAATTGACCTGTGCTGATAGTAATCAGTTTCATGCTGTCTGCTTGGATACATGTCCCCCTATTTTCTATATGAATGACACATCCCACAA GATCATTGGCTTGGTTGAAAAATGGAACCGTTCTGAAGGATCAGCTCAG GTGGCTTATACTTTTGATGCTGGGCCGAATGCAGTTCTGATTGCAAGAAATAGAAATGTTGCGGCTCAATTGCTTCAGAGGCTGCTTTTCTTCTTCCCCCCAAATTCTGATAGAGACTTGAACAG TTATGTGCTCGGTGATAAGTCAATTCTACATGATGCTGGCATTGAGCATCTGAAGGATGTTGAAGCATTGCAGCAATCCCCGCCCGAAATAAATAACATTCCAGCCCAGAAATACAAAGGCGAAATCAATTACTTCATCTGCACAAAGCCTGGGAGAGGTCCTGTTTTAGTTTCTGATGAAAGCAAGGCTCTTCTCAACTCTCAAACTGGGTTGCCTAACTGA